A genomic window from Cricetulus griseus strain 17A/GY chromosome 4, alternate assembly CriGri-PICRH-1.0, whole genome shotgun sequence includes:
- the LOC100767372 gene encoding 60S ribosomal protein L28, which produces MSVHLQRMVVQNCSSFLIKRNKQTFSTEPNNPKVRNFFLYNLETKTVGVEPVANCKGVVVVMKCRSCQRKPATLSSIGHLIRKNKYRLDLHMEAIRRSSAILQSQKPVVVKRKHTHPTKSS; this is translated from the exons ATGTCTGTGCATCTGCAACGGATGGTCGTTCAGAATTGCTCCAGTTTCCTGATCAAGAGGAATAAACAGACCTTCAGCACCGAACCCAATAATCCGAAGGTCCGCAACTTCTTCCTCTACAACCTCGAGACC AAGACTGTGGGAGTGGAGCCCGTGGCCAACTGCAAAGGGGTCGTGGTGGTCATGAAATGCAGATCCTGTCAGCGAAAACCAGCCACCCTCAGCAGTATCGGGCACCTGATCCGGAAGAACAAGTATCGCCTGGATCTGCACATGGAGGCCATCCGCAGGAGCAGTGCCATCCTGCAAAGCCAGAAGCCCGTGGTGGTGAAGAGGAAACACACCCATCCCACCAAGAGCTCCTGA